The nucleotide sequence TTCTTCGGATACAAATATTTTACGACAGAGAAAAAAGCGAGTATCGCCGCTCAGACCGTGAAATTATCCAAACAGAATGTCACAACTTCTGTTACCGCAACCGGAACAGTAGAACCGGTAGACCAAGTTGATGTCGGAACGCAGGTTTCAGGAATTATCAATCACATTTATGCAGATTACAATTCTCCCGTAAAAAAAGGTCAGCTTTTGGCAGAATTGGACAAAACCAATCTTCAGGAATCTGTGAACAATGCGTTAGCTCAATATAATGCATCGCTGAACGAGCTGAATTATTACCAACAGAATTACAATCGTCAAAACAATATGTATAAATCTGGAGTAATTAGCAAAGCAGATTACGAACAGGCGGCTTATCAGGTTAAAAATTCTCAGGAAACGGTAAGTCAGAGAAAAACAGCTTTGGCGCAAGCGAGAACCAATTTGAGTTATGCTAATATTTATGCTCCGATTGACGGAATTATCCTAAGTAGAGAAGTGGAAGAAGGACAAACGGTCGCCGCTACTATGACGACACCAACCTTATTCACGATTGCGAAAGACATCACAAAAATGCAGGTGGAAGCGAATGTAGATGAAGCCGATATCGGCGGTGTTGAAGTTGGTCAGCGAGTGAGTTTCACAGTTGATGCTTATCCACAGGAAGAATTCAGCGGTCGTGTTCGTCAAGTTCGTTTGTCGGCAACTACAGAATCGAATGTTGTGACTTACACGGTAATCATCGATGC is from Epilithonimonas vandammei and encodes:
- a CDS encoding efflux RND transporter periplasmic adaptor subunit, with amino-acid sequence MNPKYKKYFKNSIIVLVAAIVVFFGYKYFTTEKKASIAAQTVKLSKQNVTTSVTATGTVEPVDQVDVGTQVSGIINHIYADYNSPVKKGQLLAELDKTNLQESVNNALAQYNASLNELNYYQQNYNRQNNMYKSGVISKADYEQAAYQVKNSQETVSQRKTALAQARTNLSYANIYAPIDGIILSREVEEGQTVAATMTTPTLFTIAKDITKMQVEANVDEADIGGVEVGQRVSFTVDAYPQEEFSGRVRQVRLSATTESNVVTYTVIIDADNPEQKLKPGLTATITIFTQELKGTNTVPASAIAFSPDTETLQKYYQQNQITAKIPEVKTGKNKEKYIWIKNNDGSLSQKQITIGINDGINIQVVSGLSGNEQIVTSLDEQTEPVAKSESDESSPFMPKRPNNNNKKSSSNQGPPN